AATGATGGGATCAATCTTTCTTCTCTCTCATCAGTATCAATCTTTTCTggttttgttttctcttttttataacTAAATCATGTTTTTCCATGTGTCATTCTTCACATTCTGTACTATTTTCTCTTATTGTTATTTGTATTCTTGAAGCTACTTCAACTATTGATTATTGTGTGTACTCTAAGCTTTAACATTACACATTATTTGAGTATTAATTCTTCTCTTTTGAGTACATGTTTATCAATTTACTAGTCGGTATATATTGATTATACACATATTATACGTATATTATATATCCACAAGCTATTTTTAGTACTTATCACAGTAGGGTCTTCTCTTATTATTATCTTTAAGTAGTAGTTGTTTTGTGGGTCAAGTTCCTTTATGTCATTCATTCCTATCTCTTTGCGATTGTTAACTCTGTGAAGTTTTCTTGTTGCAGAATCTTCAATTTTCCCTCTGGAACTTGTTTGGTAAAATTTGAGCTTTGTTGCTCCAGTTATCTGTGTACTCATAATCTGTTTGTTAGAATGCCTCCAACGTATTTTCCTCTTCGGTGGGAGAGCACAGGGGATCAATGGTGGTATGCTTCGCCAATTGATTATGCAGCTGCTAATGGTCATTATGATTTGGTCCGTGAGCTTCTTCGATTAGATGGAAATCACCTTATTAAGCTCACTTCACTACGTAGGATTCGAAGGCTTGAGTCTGTTTGGGATGATGAAGAACAGTTTGATGATGTGGCTAGATGCCGCTCTCAAGTTGCTAGAAAACTGATGCTTGAATGTGACACCAAGAAAGGGAAAAATTCACTTCTTAAAGCTGGCTATGGTGGGTGGCTTTTATATACTGCTGCCTCTGCTGGAAACCTGTCTTTTGTTCAAGAATTGCTTGAAAGAAACCCGCTTTTGGTGTTTGGAGAAGGGGAATATGGTGTCACTGATATATTATATGCTGCTGCTAGGAGTAAAAGTTGTGATCTTTTTAAGGTTCTGTTTGATTTTGCTATCACCCCGAGGTTTCTGGTGCGTGATGGTGGTGAGATGGATAAACATATTGGTGAGGTTCCATCTGCTTATAAGTGGGAGATGATGAATAGAGCAATTCATGCTGCTGCTAGAGGAGGTAATCTTCAGGTACTGAAGGAGCTTCTTGCTGAATGCTGTGATGATATCTTAGCTTATAGAGACATTCAGGGTGCAACACCCTTGCATGCAGCTACTGGCAAGGGGCAAGTTGAGGTATGACTTGCTTGCTTACCAGTTTGAGCCTTTTGCATTGTTTGTTTACCAGTTTGAGGATTTTGGAGACCTCTTTGAGTACTCTTGTTGCATTCTAGTTCCCAAGAACGTCTATGATTGGTTCGAAGAATGtcttgagattcaatcaattacGGATGATATAACTAGTACATACGTTCCTCCCCACGTcaatatattttacttgtttaGGAGGAGTTATGCTTACTTGTTCTCCTGTACAAGTAGCTATTGGGCTTGCTATGACTTTTTGAATCATGTCTTTGGTACTTCTAActttgttcttttgttcatcATATATCTATGAGAAAAATCGGATATTAAATTTAGGGGTCTACATGTAAACTAATCTAAAGAAAAATTTCTTAGTCAGCAATTATCTACTACTTATTGTATGAGGCTCTTGTACTAGTCACTGTACGTTAGCAGAAGGTGGTAGAATTTTGCTAATCATCTGTTTTCCCTTGTTGCCTTACTCAAGTCTTAGTTAATGTCTACTTTAAAAAGTTTTCCTGTTCAGACATCTCTCTGTAAACTTTGCCTAgcttgtccacttttaattcgAGATGGGAATATAACTGAGATATTTGACTATGTACTTGACCTATACTTGGGAGTTAAGAGGTGAGATAATTAACTTTTCTTTTCACAGATGTTTGTTTATGACCTGATCTGAGACTTTGCAAAGACTCTAGTCAGGATTTACTCatccatattttttaaaacagaagaagaaaaaaaagattagcTGGATTTTTGGATACTATTCTCATCTAATAATAAATGTTTGATCTTGTGTTGAAGATTATCTCGGAGCAAGCTTAGATGATGTAACTGTTGTGATCTCGAAATCTTAAGTATCTGTAAGAAACAATAATAATGTTAGCAGTTAGGGTAATATTTTTGCAGTTCCTTAATTAGGTCTGGATTTCCTTTGTGCCTTATATCATTCTGTTAATGGTTGCAGGTTGTCCAACATCTTATAAAAAGTTTTGATATTATTAACTCCACAGACAATCAAGGCAACACTGCACTACATATTGCTGCTTCCAGGGGCCAATTAGCTGTTGTTGAAGCTTTAATTGTTGCATCAAGCTCATTGgtctatttgagaaacaatgCCGGAGAAACATTTCTCCATGTCGCCATTACTGGTTTCCAAACTCCTTGTTTCCGTAGATTGGACCATCAAATCCAGCTCATGAAGCAATTAGTTTGTGGGAAGTTTTTCAACATTGAAGAAATTGTCAATGCTGAAAATAAGGATGGTAGAACCGCACTTCATTTGGCTGTCATTGGAAATATTCATTCTGAACTTGTGGAATTACTAATGACTGTCCGCTCTGTGAATGTTAATACTCGTGATAAGGATGGAATGACACCACTTGATATCCTTAGGCAACGGCCACGTTCTGCTTCATCAGAACTCCTCACAAAACAGTTGATCTCTGCTGGGGGAATTTTTAGTAAACACGATTATTCAGCAAGGAGAGTTGTAGCATCCCATTTAAAAATGCAACACGTAGGTAGCAGTCCTGGCACTTCCTTCAGAATCTCTGACACCGAAATCTTCTTATACACGGGCATTGAGCGTGATGGCAATGAAAGCGCAGATCTGAGCACCTCAACTGATCTGAGTCAACATAATGTGAACACTGAAAATGATTGTTCTAGAAATGAGGGTAAAACCAATTCTGCAAATAATGCTGCACAAAGGCTGAAACGCTTTTTCTATTGGCCAAAAATAAGGAAAGGAGATACTCAGAGGCTCAAGAAATTGGCGGATCAAAGTTCTGCTAGAAATTCAGAAGCAGCACCAGTTCCTCTTCGACAGAGATTCTCCAAGCCTTCCTCTCTTCCAAACAACAAGCGGACACTCTCTGTTAGAAGTAACCTTCCAAGTCCAACAGCTAAGAAGAAACTTGCTTCAGGGCTAGTAAATGGTGTCATGCTGGCCATACCACATCTTAGTGTCCGCCGTAGATCATCTTGCTCTAGTTCATTCTCAATTTCATCAGTGTCTTCACACACTTCATTGGACCAACAAAAGGCCACTCAAATTGAGAATGAGCTTGCTAGACCTTCTAGTTCTAATCACGTAAGGGCAAAATCATCAGATTCGATATACAAACAAAACAAGAGTTTGGTGAACCAGTACTTGTGTTTTGGTGCTTCGGAACAAACTGTCAAAGCCACTTCAAGTGAACTGAGGCCATATGAAATTTACGAGCGCTCTGTTCTATCCACGGCCTGATCTTCTAGACTCTGAGGAATTCTGGTTTATATAATCAGAAATGGAAATGATGGTGATGGCTCATACGGTGGACTCCATTAATTTGGCAGGTCAAGTGAGCTCTTAGTTCAATACATCTACATGTCCCCCATAGTTTAATAGCCTTCAAGAAGTAGTATCTTCGCTCTGTTTGATGTTTTAATTACATTTTGTAACACCTCTGTCTGTTGTAACTTAAAGAACTAATTTGTCAAGCTTTCTTAATTGTAGTTGTGTGCAAGTTTTTCTTGAAGAAGGATGTATAATAAAACGTTGCTTTTAGTAAGTTTAAGCAGAACGTTTGCTAGATTATGTCATTACTGAAACTAACAGTGTTGTCAATTCCTTAAGCATGAAGTGCCAATGACCTTCAAAATAGGTAGTTTTGAACTTTTGTCCCCTTCTTGCTCGGTCGCTAACTTTCATAGACTTATTAAACTTGAAGTTTTACCTAGCCAGCACTCAAAATTTCAAGACGATCCGATCCACCTTTGAGACCATTCTTCTAAATCACCAACTTTTTGGTTAGCTTTATGTTCATTAAGATTGGGATAAAATTACAGTTCAATGCCTTTGGGCCATCTAGTTTACTATACATACCTATACAATATATACAGTCAAAATGTATAGTAGTGTATAATTCGACTATGTTTAGTAAACTAGATGTCTGAGTGATACATTTAGGTAAGTTTCGGTTAACAGAAGGTCCTCTGATAAATGGACTAAACATTTGGGCCGAACTGTTTATCCTGGTAGTCTAAGTTCAAAGAAATAGGATTTCGCTCTCTAGAATGTTTAGTTTATGGTAGCAAACTAGTCACAATCcctaatataattattaaaaatatatacactttaaaataattattaaacatatcaatattttagaaaataaattgtatcttaatataattaatttattttccttttatttctcaaatcagACTCGAATTAGACCCTTTTTTTACTCCCTCATCtcgtaaaaaataaaaataaaaatacaccCATTACCCACTTACCCCTCTTTTTAGGTTTTACCTCAAATTACTCCTCCCTCTTCCCTTTTTCACCATTGTTATCTCCTTTCCCTGTTTAAGAAAATCAACTCTTCCAATTTTTTACACTTTGTTCAACAAATCtcacaattaattaaaaagatttttcaaCCATTGATAAAGGTAAATTCGAAGTCAACAAGTACTTTGTGAGATgtcttgtgattttgttttcataattaccaagtattttgtatttcgAATTTTTCGTCTTTAAACAATATTGTTTGGTTTTTTTTGTGAGGTTTTCATATTCACCAAGTATTTTATGAGATTTTCCTCTTTTACATATTTcggatttttcattttttaaactCTATTGTtcgatttttttgtgattttatttcCATATTTGAGATTTAATAGATTGTAGTAATCGGCATTAGCATTCACACatcatatattgtttgattttttatacattcataattaataatttcaaattttgtttataGGGTTACTAATATATGAACAAGTGAATACGGATTTGAATTTAGGTTTGgggaaaagaaattaaaaaaaaacaacatagaaggagaaaaagaagaacaagaagaagaagaagaagacagttgaattgtattcatattaatttttgtttgtcaattatttttcttttactcagcattttatatttttattaagaacattgtatttcctttttagtttgtagtCATTCAAATAGGTATGtcaaattgatttatatttcttaagcatagatgtattctatttttttacgaccaattttgtatttttttttttagaatattgtatCATTCCTCAACAGATTGTATTATTTCAACTatgtatgctattttttttttccagaatcttGTATCTCTATTTCTTTCATagtcaatttatatattttttagaatattgtattatttccaccatgtatgctatttttttccagaatcttgtatcatttcataaatcatattcatatgtaATGATTAATTATATTGGGATACAATCggtaatatttttgtaatacaaataaaagaaaaatatatttggcaaTCATGTAATACAATTTTGATCACTAGATACAATTTGTAGTTTTCACTATGAAAGTAAAAtaccaattttaatttgaatggtaAAGTCAAAATGCCAATTATTATTTGAATGGTAAAGTCAAAAtaccaattttaatttgaatggtaaagtcaacacataaaatgtaaaatcttttggtATTCACAACTGATGAAATTTTTAAGTGATatgttctttttttcaaatattatcttccctgattttctcctttctgctagtaaataattgtattcttgcaaatcaaacaaataagaaaatacataaatcagatacataacaaactaaaatattgacattttaaataaatattaaaagtatgaCTAAGAGATCCtattaaatgtcaaaatattAACATTTTGAAAATTCGTAATTTATTGAATTTCACATTTACAAACTAATCTCAAGCACACTATTAAAAAAAGATtctaagaccatctccaacccaacaCCAAATACTatatttggtgtaaaatttggtgttttgaGCTCCAACCCACACCAATTcacacaccaaatttggtgtaacactattcatcacaccaattcactttttaaatattttaatattatttcattatacaaacttttaattaaacattatataaattgtatgttttaattaaatttcttgtatatttaattattttttatgtaatatttttataatattaattttattagtttttttatagattaatttttctatatatgacttttttttaaaaaaaattatgttaatattactataaattataattggatATAAACTACCATTAaccttcacaaaaattaaaaatgcaaacatataaatttttaaacaaataatacaatgtacttaaaaataactgaaaataataaacattcaacaaagaaTCATGTCGAAAAGATGTTGAACGTGCATTTGGAGTTTTGCAATCTCATTTTGCAATTATCGCAGGACCGTCACTTTTTGGAGAAAAGAAGTGCTACATGATATATTAACTTCATATATTATAatgcacaacatgataattgaggatgaaCGTGATCTTAATGTACCAATTCAAGATGCGTCGGAAGGTCCAACCCCGACCGTAGAAATGacaatagatgaaaattatcaatttctagctcgatataaaaaataaaggacAAAGAAGCTCATTTTGAGCtacgtaatgcattaatagagcatttatgggagcaCCGTAGTGATCTTGGAAGTTGAATATTTAtgtagaatttaaaataattttttcaattatgtaatgtttatttaattgtatttcattaatgatttcacttttatttgtattatccattattatgtataatgtataatatgtAGAAAAATAtggtacaaaataattttataatatgaattttatatggtgaatgttttagaaagaatttgttttatgaaataagaaaatataaatgaaataacaaataataatataataatgaagagagagaaaaagattattttttggtgtaaaatttggtgcaCTGGATTGGAGTTAATTATACCAAAAATAGTGCTCACACCaaatttaatgtaaaatttaGTATTTGGGTTAGAGATGCCCTAAATTGTCCTTAAATAGAAAAACATTAGATATCAATACAAGGCATTTATTACGTGATACCACAGTTTGACTTGGACCTAAAATGTCAAAGTtaacatttttctttattctcTTTTGCCATTATCTTTGTCTAGAATAAAGGCAGTTGAGATAAACGTAATATAACATTTTTAGGTTGAAGGCcaataaaacttttaaaatttaagcaaATTATtatagaatatatatttatgttatgATCTTTTGGTTATTATAGAATATTACAAAGTGTTGATGTGATCATGTGAATGGAATTTATAGGAATTCTATTATTTGCACTACTTTTTAGAATTTAGAAACAAAGTAGAAATACAGTTTTTCTAAGCGAATCAATTGCAGAGTAAAAGTCAGTGATTAATAAGTTGCGTCTAAGCTTATCTACTTGCAGTATAGTTTCATCGAAAATTCTTAGTTGACTTGAATTAAACCAGGTAAACTAACAAGTTTGAAAAGTCCACAATTGTGAGCAATAATATTAGTATcattttcattctatttttcttttcttttgtcatGTAGATTATTCTTAGTAGGCGTATCACGATATAGAGTTATGAGATGGAATTAACATTTGGACATGCAATCTCACgctgattccatatcatgagatggaataccatattctccaaaaattatCATGATCTGAGACTTTTTAAACACAAAAATTTATCCACAAGTTTATAtgttgttaaaacaaccccacggacttttggagcttggaaaACTAGATTCAAAATAttgaaacaaggcatgaactATTATGATATTGACACACAAGTGAAACTTGTCATAGCTTGTGCaatgttacataattatttgcaaaaaggagtaatgaaatatttatggtctataatcatgaaaatattgttgcggatgatattgaccaaaaaatgactcaaaataaCAATGTTacgttggttcgtcttctcggtcacatgattgagaaatgcaagttcaacgtgaggagaTTGTCCGTattatgtgggaggattatattaaagactagttcactacaatttatgttcaatttcttttattgaattaaagtttgataaaacAATTACTTAGGTGGGAAAtaaatagctttgtaataatttattatgcgattttataattttttatttattcggtaagattgaataaacattggggctattttaatagttttacaacttatgagattcttatgtttatgaaaaaatatataacacaaaaatttcatatcgcatgtccaaaaaaaacttcaatttcatctcattatTCCATAttatgataccatatcatgattccatatcgcaTTGCCACGGGACCTTAGTTTTAAATTTCTACtaattgtttcttcttcttcttcttcagattTCTTCCTATCTTGTTGTTGTTACCGTTCCACAAGTCCTATGATTTGCTTTCCTTGAATTGATGATCTATTGGAAATAATATCTTTACCAACTTAAGATAGGGTATGGTCTGCACACACAATCATCTCTACATTTCATTAGTGGAATTACATTGgatatatgttattgttgttgctgatattcatattttgagaattaaaagaaatattttttactatgatttgttcatgtctttAAAATAATNgaggctattttaatagttttacaacttatgagattattatgtttatgagaaaatatataacacaaaaaatttcatatcacatgtccaaacaaaacttcaatttcatctcattatttcatattatgataccatatcatgattccatatcgcatggccacgGGCCCTTAGTTTTAAATTTCTACtaattgtttcttcttcttcttctttagatTTCTTCCTATCTTGTTGTTGTTACCGTTCCACAAGTCCTATGTTTTGCTTTCCTTGAATTGATGATCTATTGGAAATAATATCTTTACCAACTTAAGATAGGGTATGGTCTGCACATACAATCATCTCTACATTTCATTAGTGGAATTACATTGgatatatgttattgttgttgctgatattcatattttgagaattaaaagaaatattttttactatgatttgttcatgtctttaaaataatttaatttttaaattatttttacttatcgtacttttcttagtttttaaaatatttaattttattttaataaaaaaaacttttaaaattctaaatataTCCAAATTCACTattaaatcaaaaaaaaaaatttttaccCTCGACAAAAACAAGTAAATTGGGAAAGAGAGACTAATATCTATTACtacaaaaaagaataattaaaaatctcatgtatatataagtataattatccGTGAAATAAATTTAGATGAACCTCTTGCATCTCTAACTTCCACTTTTAATACCACCTAGT
The Solanum stenotomum isolate F172 chromosome 12, ASM1918654v1, whole genome shotgun sequence DNA segment above includes these coding regions:
- the LOC125849065 gene encoding uncharacterized protein LOC125849065, translating into MPPTYFPLRWESTGDQWWYASPIDYAAANGHYDLVRELLRLDGNHLIKLTSLRRIRRLESVWDDEEQFDDVARCRSQVARKLMLECDTKKGKNSLLKAGYGGWLLYTAASAGNLSFVQELLERNPLLVFGEGEYGVTDILYAAARSKSCDLFKVLFDFAITPRFLVRDGGEMDKHIGEVPSAYKWEMMNRAIHAAARGGNLQVLKELLAECCDDILAYRDIQGATPLHAATGKGQVEVVQHLIKSFDIINSTDNQGNTALHIAASRGQLAVVEALIVASSSLVYLRNNAGETFLHVAITGFQTPCFRRLDHQIQLMKQLVCGKFFNIEEIVNAENKDGRTALHLAVIGNIHSELVELLMTVRSVNVNTRDKDGMTPLDILRQRPRSASSELLTKQLISAGGIFSKHDYSARRVVASHLKMQHVGSSPGTSFRISDTEIFLYTGIERDGNESADLSTSTDLSQHNVNTENDCSRNEGKTNSANNAAQRLKRFFYWPKIRKGDTQRLKKLADQSSARNSEAAPVPLRQRFSKPSSLPNNKRTLSVRSNLPSPTAKKKLASGLVNGVMLAIPHLSVRRRSSCSSSFSISSVSSHTSLDQQKATQIENELARPSSSNHVRAKSSDSIYKQNKSLVNQYLCFGASEQTVKATSSELRPYEIYERSVLSTA